The following are from one region of the Chromobacterium phragmitis genome:
- a CDS encoding ABC transporter permease subunit — protein MFSFILRRLGLLVPTFFGITLLTFALIRLIPGDPVEVMVGERTLDPQMHAEALHRLGLDKPLYAQYFDYVVNLLHGNLGESLVTKTSVWTEFKTLFPATLELALSALLFAMVWGLLAGVLAAIKRGSLFDHGVMGISLTGFSMPIFWWGLILIMFFSVKLGWTPVSGRMDLMFDIHPKTGFMLIDSWLAEAADPEGNAGAFKSALSHLILPSIVLGTIPLAVIARMTRSSMLEVLREDYVRTARAKGLSPARVIFIHTLRNALIPVLTVIGLQVGTLMGGAVLTETIFSWPGIGKWLIDAIARRDYPVVQNGILMVATLVIVTNFIVDILYGIANPRIRHAK, from the coding sequence ATGTTTTCATTCATTTTGCGGAGGCTGGGCCTGCTGGTGCCCACCTTCTTCGGCATCACGCTGCTGACTTTCGCGCTGATCCGCCTGATCCCCGGCGACCCGGTGGAAGTGATGGTGGGCGAGCGCACGCTCGATCCCCAAATGCATGCCGAAGCGTTGCACCGGCTGGGGCTGGACAAGCCGCTGTACGCGCAATACTTCGACTATGTCGTCAATTTGCTGCACGGCAACCTCGGCGAGTCTCTGGTGACCAAGACCAGCGTCTGGACCGAGTTCAAAACCCTGTTTCCCGCCACGCTGGAGCTGGCGCTGTCCGCGCTGCTGTTCGCCATGGTATGGGGGCTGTTGGCCGGCGTGCTGGCCGCGATCAAGCGCGGCTCGCTGTTCGATCACGGCGTGATGGGCATTTCGCTGACCGGCTTCTCGATGCCCATCTTCTGGTGGGGCCTGATCCTGATCATGTTCTTCTCGGTCAAGCTGGGCTGGACGCCGGTGTCGGGCCGGATGGACCTGATGTTCGACATTCACCCCAAGACCGGCTTCATGCTGATCGACAGCTGGTTGGCCGAAGCGGCCGATCCCGAGGGCAACGCCGGCGCGTTCAAGAGCGCGTTGAGCCACCTGATCCTGCCGTCCATCGTACTGGGAACCATTCCGCTGGCGGTGATCGCGCGGATGACGCGCTCGTCGATGCTGGAAGTGCTGCGCGAGGACTATGTGCGCACCGCGCGGGCCAAGGGCCTGTCGCCGGCGCGGGTGATCTTCATCCATACCCTGCGCAACGCGCTGATCCCGGTGCTGACCGTGATCGGCCTGCAGGTCGGCACGCTGATGGGCGGCGCGGTATTGACCGAGACCATCTTCTCCTGGCCCGGCATCGGCAAATGGCTGATCGACGCCATCGCCCGCCGCGACTACCCGGTGGTGCAGAACGGCATCCTGATGGTGGCCACGCTGGTGATCGTCACCAACTTCATCGTCGACATCCTGTACGGCATCGCCAATCCGCGCATCCGTCACGCCAAGTAA
- a CDS encoding ABC transporter permease subunit has translation MSQSNQTPAAQTADLALSYPSPLKEFWQGFSHNKGAVAGLAFVLFIVACALLAPVIAPYSPIEQYRDHMLTPPAWESGGSLQFLFGTDELGRDILSRLIHGARLSLFIGLMSVVMALVPGVVLGLLAAFFPKALGASIMRLMDIMMALPSLLLAVAIMAILGPGLMNAMIAIATVSLPAYVRLTRASAMTELNRDYVVASRVAGAGLLRLMFVTVLPNCMAPLIVHATMSFSSAILEIAALGFLGLGVQPPTAEWGTMLASARDYIESAWWVVTLPGLTILLSVLAINLMGDGLRDALDPKLKRAA, from the coding sequence ATGAGCCAAAGCAATCAAACCCCGGCCGCGCAGACGGCCGACCTGGCGCTGTCCTATCCGTCTCCGCTGAAGGAGTTCTGGCAGGGCTTTTCCCACAACAAGGGCGCGGTGGCCGGCCTGGCCTTCGTGCTGTTCATCGTCGCCTGTGCGCTGCTGGCGCCCGTCATCGCGCCGTACAGCCCGATCGAGCAATACCGCGACCATATGTTGACGCCTCCCGCCTGGGAGTCAGGCGGCAGCCTGCAGTTTCTGTTCGGCACCGACGAGCTGGGCCGCGACATCCTGTCCCGGTTGATCCACGGCGCGAGGCTGTCGTTGTTCATCGGCCTGATGTCGGTGGTGATGGCGCTGGTGCCGGGCGTGGTCCTGGGGCTCCTGGCCGCATTCTTCCCCAAGGCGCTGGGCGCTTCCATCATGCGGCTGATGGACATCATGATGGCCTTGCCGTCCCTGCTCTTGGCGGTGGCCATCATGGCCATTCTGGGGCCGGGACTGATGAACGCGATGATCGCCATCGCCACCGTGTCCTTGCCGGCCTACGTGCGGCTGACGCGCGCCTCGGCGATGACCGAGCTGAACCGCGACTACGTGGTGGCCTCGCGCGTGGCCGGCGCCGGCTTGTTGCGGCTGATGTTCGTCACCGTGCTGCCCAACTGCATGGCGCCCTTGATCGTGCACGCCACCATGAGTTTTTCCTCCGCCATCCTCGAAATCGCCGCCTTGGGCTTCCTGGGCCTGGGCGTGCAGCCGCCGACCGCCGAATGGGGCACCATGCTGGCCTCGGCCCGCGACTACATCGAGAGCGCCTGGTGGGTGGTGACCCTGCCGGGTCTGACCATTCTGCTGTCGGTGCTGGCGATCAACCTGATGGGCGACGGCCTGCGCGACGCGCTGGACCCCAAGCTGAAGCGCGCCGCCTGA